From one Oreochromis niloticus isolate F11D_XX unplaced genomic scaffold, O_niloticus_UMD_NMBU tig00002753_pilon, whole genome shotgun sequence genomic stretch:
- the LOC109200193 gene encoding uncharacterized protein LOC109200193: MYTDANPEGYQPIPHGYRTVLKVLELRQKQCSDENVGLVRMRGKGEVIVPAGKTVVLEGTVSIKEFYTERSALLEYPSASSLPGGLLVQTCLLDLPSNQSCKLPVVVSNESEHDITIPAKSVIAELSAIQTVLSHKQIVSEPSECEPSKTPSVTFDFANSPIPSDWKDRITQKLSSMPEVFAQTDLDFGRTDKVKHHIKLADETPFKHRARPIHPHDLEAVRKHLQELLATGVIRESESPFSSPIVVVRKKNGQVRLCVDYRKLNLQTVKDAYALPRLDDTFTALSGSKWFSTLDLKSGYYQIEVAESDKPKTAFVCPLGFWEFNRMPQGVTNAPSTFQRLMEKCMGDINLKEVVVFLDDLIVFSKTLEEHEARLMKVLERLKEYGLKLSPEKCKFFQSSVRYLGHVVSQHGVETDPEKTATLKTWPVPQNLKELRSFLGFCGYYRRFVKGYSSIVKPLNDLTSGYPPLRKHCKPKGRSNQYHDPKEPFYGRWTPACQKAFEAIIDKLTSPPVLAFADPELPYILHTDASTTGLGAALYQEQEGQLRVIAYASRGLSCSESRYPAHKLEFLALKWAVTEKLSDYLYGNQFTVVTDSNPLTYILTSAKLDATSYRWLAALSTFNFRLQYRSGKQNGDDDGLSRRPHGKLPDDLTSQKERDRICQFAKQHLSDPDNIDSVDQDVVHAICERQFVYHSTTSEALGDDAGMSLVESLAISGDAVPDSFEHEEMLGGLDIIPHLSQADLRHSQRSDRCIRHVIAQMESGEKPPPTLRKELPDVVLLLRELNRFKLCNDILYRTRQEGGNKHYQLVLPEDLRESVLTSLHDNMGHMGIERTLDLVRARFYWPRMSSDVEKKIKTCHRCVRRKTLPEKAAPLVNIMTTRPLELVCMDFLSIEPDSSNVKDVLVITDHFTKYAVAIPTSNQKARTVAKCLWDHFIVHYGIPEKLHSDQGPDFESQLIKGLCEVAGIQKIRTTPYHPRGNPVERFNRTLLSMLGTLENKDKSHWKDFVKPLVHAYNCTKNEVTGFTPYELMFGRQPRLPVDLAFGLPVREQQNKSHSQYVKDLKSHLEESYKIATRSAAKVAKRNKTRFDKHVTTSTLEIGDRVLVRNIRIRGKHKLADKWEQTVYVVVKRAGDLPVYTVKPEGGDGPIRTLHRDLLLPCGFLSAAKEVKPEKPKPKKRPRTRQITHKDNERADHSSDEDDIVPVHWFADRSVPNDSTYIVKRDVLLTHKSSLGQDDVTADHDKLADGTPACADTISDVVPASHADDDQPYDNQIASYGEASYEGNLPGNDEPEKERDLPSTDRPDMRDEQILLLSDMLGSDEEGEDLIFDRETVNKDRDEQTSKEIPVRRSERSRQPPKRLDYPELGNPLVTVVKSLFQGLTTAFIESLNAKAELLFLDDAVHSRHAKGLA; the protein is encoded by the coding sequence ATGTACACAGACGCGAACCCAGAGGGCTATCAACCCATTCCTCATGGGTACAGAACCGTACTCAAAGTACTGGAGTTGCGGCAAAAGCAATGTTCGGATGAAAACGTTGGCTTAGTGAGGATGCGTGGCAAGGGTGAAGTGATCGTCCCAGCTGGGAAAACAGTCGTTCTTGAGGGGACAGTATCAATCAAGGAATTTTACACTGAGAGATCTGCCCTGTTGGAATATCCTTCAGCATCTTCCCTGCCTGGGGGGCTTTTAGTGCAAACCTGTCTCCTTGACTTGCCAAGTAACCAGTCGTGCAAACTACCTGTAGTAGTTTCCAATGAGTCAGAGCATGACATTACCATCCCAGCTAAGAGCGTGAttgcagaactcagtgcaataCAGACTGTCCTATCTCACAAACAAATTGTGAGTGAGCCATCAGAGTGTGAACCATCCAAGACCCCTAGTGTGACATTTGACTTTGCCAACTCTCCTATCCCTTCTGACTGGAAAGACCGCATTACTCAAAAGCTGAGCAGTATGCCAGAGGTCTTCGCCCAGACTGATCTGGATTTTGGAAGGACGGACAAGGTCAAACACCACATTAAGCTAGCAGATGAGACACCATTTAAACACAGAGCCCGACCGATTCACCCGCACGACCTAGAGGCTGTTCGAAAGCATCTGCAAGAGCTTCTCGCAACTGGAGTAATCCGCGAGAGCGAGTCCCCATTCTCCTCACCAATTGTTGTGGTCAGGAAGAAGAACGGTCAGGTACGTCTGTGTGTTGACTACCGTAAGTTAAacttacaaacagtgaaagacGCATACGCCCTCCCAAGACTGGATGACACCTTCACCGCACTCTCAGGTTCCAAGTGGTTCAGTACACTTGATCTTAAGTCCGGCTATTATCAGATCGAAGTTGCAGAGAGTGATAAGCCCAAGACTGCCTTTGTCTGTCCACTAGGTTTCTGGGAGTTCAACCGTATGCCACAGGGAGTGACAAACGCGCCAAGTACTTTTCAGAGGCTTATGGAGAAATGCATGGGAGACATAAATCTGAAGGAAGTTGTTGTTTTCCTGGATGATCTGATAGTTTTCTCCAAAACCCTTGAGGAGCATGAAGCCAGACTCATGAAGGTCCTGGAACGCTTAAAGGAGTATGGGTTAAAGCTGTCTCCTGAGAAGTGCAAGTTCTTCCAGTCCTCAGTTCGGTACTTGGGGCATGTTGTTTCTCAGCACGGAGTGGAAACTGACCCAGAAAAGACGGCCACACTTAAAACTTGGCCAGTCCCTCAGAACCTCAAGGAGCTGAGATCCTTCCTCGGGTTCTGTGGGTATTACAGACGGTTTGTTAAAGGCTACTCAAGTATTGTGAAACCGCTGAACGATCTAACGTCCGGTTATCCACCACTGAGGAAGCATTGCAAACCAAAAGGGAGGAGTAATCAGTATCATGATCCAAAGGAGCCATTTTACGGGCGATGGACCCCTGCTTGCCAGAAAGCGTTTGAGGCTATCATTGACAAGCTAACGTCACCTCCAGTCCTGGCCTTTGCTGACCCAGAGCTGCCTTACATCCTTCATACAGATGCGAGCACCACGGGCCTTGGGGCAGCCTTATACCAGGAGCAGGAGGGACAGCTGCGGGTTATCGCCTATGCGAGCAGAGGTTTGTCGTGTAGTGAGTCCCGCTATCCAGCACACAAGCTCGAGTTTTTGGCTTTAAAGTGGGCTGTAACAGAGAAGCTGAGTGACTACCTCTATGGCAATCAGTTCACCGTTGTCACAGACTCAAACCCTCTGACCTACATCCTCACCTCAGCAAAACTCGATGCAACGAGCTACAGGTGGTTGGCCGCCCTCTCTACCTTCAATTTCAGACTCCAGTATCGTTCTGGAAAACAAAATGGAGATGACGATGGACTCTCGCGTCGTCCTCATGGCAAGCTACCTGATGACCTTACATCTCAAAAAGAGAGAGACCGGATATGCCAGTTCGCAAAACAACATCTGTCAGATCCAGACAATATCGACTCAGTCGATCAGGACGTTGTTCATGCTATCTGTGAGAGACAGTTTGTTTATCATTCAACTACCTCTGAAGCTTTGGGTGATGATGCAGGTATGTCCCTTGTCGAAAGTCTTGCCATTTCTGGAGATGCTGTACCTGACAGCTTTGAGCATGAAGAGATGTTGGGAGGCCTAGACATCATTCCCCACCTCTCACAGGCAGACCTCAGACACAGCCAGAGATCTGATCGGTGCATCAGACATGTTATTGCCCAGATGGAGAGTGGGGAGAAACCCCCTCCCACATTGAGGAAAGAACTTCCAGACGTAGTCCTGTTGCTGAGAGAGTTGAACAGGTTCAAGCTGTGCAATGACATTCTCTACAGAACACGCCAAGAAGGCGGTAATAAACATTATCAGTTGGTCTTACCTGAAGACCTGCGAGAGTCTGTGTTGACAAGCCTACATGACAACATGGGTCATATGGGAATAGAGCGCACACTCGATCTGGTCAGAGCCAGGTTCTACTGGCCGAGAATGTCCTCAGATGTGGAGAAAAAGATAAAGACCTGCCACAGGTGTGTACGCAGGAAAACGTTACCTGAGAAGGCTGCACCTTTGGTGAATATCATGACGACAAGACCCCTTGAGTTAGTCTGCATGGATTTCCTATCCATTGAACCAGACAGCAGTAATGTGAAAGATGTTCTTGTCATCACAGATCATTTTACTAAATATGCAGTCGCTATCCCAACATCGAACCAAAAAGCTCGGACTGTCGCAAAGTGTCTGTGGGACCATTTCATAGTACACTATGGCATTCCTGAAAAATTACACAGCGATCAAGGGCCTGATTTTGAATCTCAGCTGATCAAAGGGCTGTGTGAAGTAGCAGGCATACAGAAGATTCGGACTACCCCGTACCACCCCAGGGGCAACCCGGTGGAGCGTTTTAACCGAACTCTCTTAAGTATGCTTGGAACTCTGGAGAACAAAGACAAGTCACATTGGAAGGATTTTGTAAAGCCTTTAGTTCATGCGTACAACTGTACCAAGAACGAGGTAACTGGATTCACACCGTATGAGCTGATGTTTGGGCGTCAGCCACGGTTGCCTGTCGACTTAGCTTTCGGGTTACCTGTGAGAGAACAACAAAACAAGTCACACTCTCAATATGTTAAGGACCTCAAATCCCATCTTGAGGAGAGCTATAAAATAGCTACACGGAGTGCTGCAAAGGTAGCCAAAAGGAACAAAACCAGATTTGACAAACATGTGACCACATCTACCTTGGAAATCGGAGACCGAGTGCTGGTCAGGAACATACGCATtcgaggaaaacacaaactcgCCGATAAATGGGAGCAGACAGTCTATGTGGTGGTGAAACGAGCTGGAGACCTCCCCGTCTACACCGTTAAACCAGAGGGCGGGGATGGCCCCATACGCACCCTACACAGAGACCTCTTACTCCCTTGTGGGTTCCTCTCTGCAGCCAAGGAGGTGAAACctgaaaaaccaaaaccaaagaaaagGCCCAGAACGCGACAGATTACTCACAAAGACAATGAAAGAGCAGATCACTCCTCAGATGAGGATGACATTGTTCCAGTCCACTGGTTTGCAGATAGATCAGTGCCAAATGACTCGACGTACATTGTCAAGCGAGATGTTCTGCTGACTCATAAATCAAGTCTTGGTCAGGATGATGTGACTGCAGATCATGACAAGTTGGCTGATGGTACTCCAGCTTGTGCAGACACGATATCCGATGTTGTCCCAGCCAGTCATGCTGACGATGACCAACCTTATGACAATCAGATTGCAAGTTATGGAGAAGCCTCATATGAGGGAAACTTACCTGGAAATGACGAACCTGAAAAGGAAAGAGACTTGCCTTCTACGGATCGCCCTGACATGAGGGATGAACAAATCCTACTTCTCTCAGACATGTTAGGGAGTGATGAGGAAGGAGAGGACTTGATATTTGACAGAGAAACCGTAAACAAAGACAGAGATgaacaaacaagcaaagaaaTTCCTGTCCGAAGATCAGAAAGAAGTCGTCAGCCGCCAAAAAGGCTAGACTATCCTGAATTGGGAAATCCCCTTGTCACTGTGGTCAAATCATTATTTCAGGGTTTAACCACAGCTTTCATTGAATCTTTAAATGCTAAAGCTGAATTATTGTTCTTAGATGATGCAGTTCACAGTAGACATGCAAAGGGACTTGCATGA